TTTATTATATAATATATTATAGATAGGATTATTGTTACGGCTAATATGTAAAAGACATTAATTCTAACTGATTTAAATGATGTATTACCCATATAGTTAAACCTAGCAAATATCTCAAAAAACGAGAAAGATCTAGTTACGATTGCCATAAAAGGAGATTTACCTGAGAAATTAATTGTTCTTTTCACTATTGGTTGATTTCCTTGTGTAAATACTTTAAATCTTATATTATCTAAATTTTGTAATGCAAAAAATACTGATAAACCAAGTAATAAAATAAGAAATATGTAATTATAATCTAGACCTAGAAATATAGCGGTAGGAGAATAGTAGAAATGAAAGAAAGGAGATATGTACCAGAGCGCTAATAAACCTCCTATAAGAGCTTTGTAAGTTATTTTAGCATTGGCTAATGCTACGGATAATCCTACTGCAATTAATGCGAAGATAAAAGTAATTAAAATACCTAGTAAACCCAATAGTTTTAAAGTAAAAATGCCGAAAAATAACGAAAAATATCCTGTTACTATAAAATTTCCAATAAATAATGCTAATGAAATTTGTTTCTGATCTATAGGTAATGTAAGAAGATAATATGCATCAGATTTCGTTAAAAGAACGCCAGAAGTGATCACATAAACTAAAAGCGTAAAAGCAAAAGTTGTAGTAACATAATAAAAGGAAAATGTAAAAGGAATAACATATACATATAAGCCTTCTAGAAATAATAAGAACAGATTTATGCCTAATACAGATCTATTTACTCTAGTTAAAATTATGAATTTAATTAATTTACCTAACATTAGCCATCATCCTGGCTACTATACTCTCTATTGGTTCATTTTCAGAGCCTAAATTTCTTAAATCTTGAATTGTACCAAACCATACTAATGTACCTCTGGCTATCATTATTACATGATCTGTTAATCTTTGAGCTATACTCATAATATGTGTTGAAACTAGAAAGGTTGATTGCATAGAATTCAATAAAGAAATAACCTTTTCTTGTGTAGGTATATCTAAATAGTTTAAAGGCTCATCTAAGAGAATAATTCTAGGCTCATGAATAATTGATAAAGCTAAGGCTAATTTTTGTAAGTTTCCTCTAGATAGCCTTCCAGCTTGTATTCGCTCATATTGCCTTAAATCTAAGAGATCCATTAACTTTTCTGCTCTCTCTTTAGCATCAACCAAACCTCTTAATGAAGCTACATATTCTAGGTTTTCTCTAACACTTAGAGTTCTATACGGTAGAGGATCTTCTGGTAAGTACCCCATAATATTTCTTGCTTCTTTACTATCTGGTGGATAACCTCCAATGTATACTTCTCCATAATCAGGTTTAAGTAATCCAGCGAGAATTTTCATCGTTGTTGACTTTCCTGCTCCATTAGGACCTAAAAGAGAATATCTACCACCACATGGTATAGTAAATGATAAATTTTTTAATGCAATAACGTTATTGTAAGACTTCGAAACATTATTAACAACTATACAATCCATAGGTTTCTAATTGTTGGACTTCAATATTAATCTTTATCATATACACATTTATATTGAGGATTTATTATATATAAGTAATAAAATAATAATTATATATATATATTAATATACTATAAATTTTCTAGATATTTTTAAGTTACTTTTTAGATAAACGGAAATTGATTTTAAATCATTGTTATTTATATCGCTATTTTACAGCAAAAATATGATAAAATCTTGAATTAAGAATAGAGTCCTAATTGACAATAACGAAATATTTTAAAGCAAAAGTATATATAATAATATTTAAAATGTCATTAGACCAGATTTTTAAGGATTACCAAAATGGTAATCTTAACTATGCATTAAAGCAATTAGAAGCTATTATAGCGTCTAATCCTTCTAAAGAAGCATACGAGTTAATGGGTAAGATACTTTTAGAGATGGGAAACGAAGATGAAGCACTACAGTTTTTCGATAAAGCAGGAGATGTAATTTCTAAAGCAAAAATACTCATTTTAAAAGGAAATTATACAGAAGCTTTAGAAGAATTAAGAAATGAAAGTTCAATAGAAGCTAAATTATTGAGGGGAATTATTTACGTGCGATTAGAAAAGTATTCTGAAGCTTTAGAAGAATTAAGGAACCTAGAGGATAAAGTAGAAGATAATCCAATATATTTTAAAATTAGGGGAATAGCAGAATATTATACTGGAAATTACTATGAATCAATAAGAAATTTAACTAGAGCTATGCAAAATTATCCTTTAGATGCAGAATTATTCTACTATAGAGCTTTAGCTAAATTAGCTTTAGAAAAAGATAAAGAAGCAGAAAAAGATATTGATATTGCAATAAATCTTAATCCATACTATGCTGAAGCTTATTTCAATAAAGGATTAATTAGGGAAAAGAAAGGAAAAATTGAAGAGGCAATCTCGTATTATAGTAGAAGTATAGAAATTAATCCAGAAATGATTAATGCGTATGTAAGAAGAGCTAAAGCCTACATGAAATCTGGAATGGAAGATGAAGCTATAAAAGATATAAAAGTAGTAAAAAAATTAGAAAAAGAAAAGAATAATACTGATAAAAATTACTGATTATTATTCAATTAAAATAAATTAATTCAAATGTATATATTAGCTTACACTTTTTATTATTGTGTTTAATTGTAAAATTACAGAATCTATATTTGGTCTTTTTAGCGGGTCAGGATTTGTCATAGATTTTATTAGATTTTCGAAAATAGAATCTGAAATTCTTAGACCTTGATAATATTTTAAATATTCTGTCTCTGCAGTTTGTAAGTACATTTTATAGCTTGAATTTCCAGATAAATAATACTCAACTGATTTATCTAAATAAGATATTAAAGAAGGCGAATTATATGGTTCTCTAGTTAATAATTTATAAATAGTCGCACCAAAGGCATATATATCCATATTCTTTGACGCACCTTTTCCTTCAAGCATATATTTTACTTGATCAACTCCACAATACTGAGGAGTATATTCCATAAATCTTTCTCCAACTTGTCTGGCAGAACCTAAATCTCCTAACTTAGCTACTACATTAAGGCTTAAGTTCTTCAAAACCTCTTCTCCAAATCTCCCTGGAGAGCTAGAAAAGAATATATTGCTAGGCTTAATATCCAGATGAACGTAATTTTGGTCGTGGATTGTTTTTATTGCTCTAGCTATTTGTAAGGAAATTATTGCTACTATCTTTTTCCAAGAAGAGGAAAGATATAATGCGTCATTTTGTAGTAAATCCTCTGCTGTTCCACCTGACATATATTCCATAACAATAGCAGGAGGATTCTGATAGTATAGTTGAACGTTCTTACTCATTGTTATTGACTTTATTAAATTCACATCAATAAATATTCCATATAGTTTTACAATATTTACTGATTTTTCTGATATTTCTTGTAACTTAGATGATTCCTTAGAGATATCAACAAATGTTGTAAAGCTTTCCTTACTATCTCTAGAAGAAGATAACTTAGGAATTTTTATGGCATATTTTTCACCATCCCTTTCTCCCAAAAGAACATATGACGTTCCTCCTATTCCTAAAACTTGTGTAATTTTATATCCATAAATCTCAGTATTAACCCATAATTCTGGTTTCCAACTTTCTAACGATGGAAGGGATATGTTTAGTTGCTGAGTATTCATTTGTAAACCTAAAATACTAGGTAATATTGCTTTAACTCTTTCTTTTAAATTCTTATCTTGTGTTTTACTAATTACGAATCCAGACAACCTCTCAGCTGACTCTTTGTCTCTCTGAGCTAAAGCTTTTATTAAGCCTATAACATCTTCTGGTATTTTTTCCTTAGAAATGATACAATCTGCTGCATTTTTTAAATTAGCACAATATAAATAATCTATTTTTCCCTTTGATGGCAACCATATTATTGCATCACATTCTTTTTTATTTATAGCATCGCAATAAATTCTTGATGTTGAATATCCTAACTTATTTAAACTCTTTAAATAGAGATTAGCCCTATTAATTCTTCCATCAGATATAGCCTCAAATAAACTTTTTTCTATTTTACTTGGATCTTCTATACTTTTTGGTATTACTGAACTTCCTGACATAAGAAATTCCAAAGATATTATTGGATTAATAAATATAAATGGTATAGAAATTATAGCTGAAATAATAGAAGCTATTAAAGATGCTAGTAAATCTTTCTTAAGATTAAATAATATACTAATGATTAGTACTAATAAATCAATAGCTATAACTGTAAGGAATATTAGAGTAAAATTCAAACCATTCAAAATAGATGAGATACTTAGTGCTGTGGATTTGTAAAATAACAAATAAAATAATCCTGGTATAAAGCTAACTAGAATATAAGGAAGGCCAACGTTCCTTATAGAACTAAAAACTGTAATATCCTTTTTGCTCCAACTTAATAACACATATCCTATGGTTGCCATAATTATAGAATATATAGCAAAAGTATTACCAAAATGTAATGTAATGTATGGAATATCATTAATTAATTGGCTAAAAGATGATATTTGAGATATTGAATATTGAAATAATACTCCAACTATTAACAATGAAAAGGCTACACCAGATATTTGTGATTTTATTCCATTTCCAAAATATGCGAACAGAGGAATACTAATAATTGTTATTGCAATAAGAATTATGTAAAAAAGTAGAGAAACAGAATATGGGAATATTTGATTATATAATACAGGAGGAAATAGTGTAGGCAATACTATAGACGACAATATAAATCCTATTCCTAATGATTTAGGAGTAGGTCTTATAGAAAGAACTAAGGAGAATATAATTAAACTTTCAATTATTATAAATTCAGCTGTTTTACCAAAAGAGTAAGTAGAAGTAAAATTGTTTGTAGTAAATAATGTAATATAATTATATTCTTTTATTAAAAGATAACTTACAAACAAAGTCAATACTATGTATAATATCCTTATACCAGTAAAAATTCCACTTTTGATTCTCATACATAAACTACAAATAGTAATGAATTAAAAATTTTCACTTAGTTTTATCTTGTAAATGACTATAATTAAAAAATAGTTATAAGTTAATTCAAAATACTACTCTAACGTCCACTGCAAATGCTCCTTTATCATTCACTATTAAAGGGTTTATATCCATTTCCTTTACATTAAGATCTACAATTAACCTAGATATTGTAATTATAGTTCTTATTAACGAACCTTCATCATAACCTCTTTTCCTTGCAGTAAGCATATCGTGAATCTTACTTTCTTTTAACATCTCTAATGCTTCGTCTTCATAAATTGGAGAAAGACCATAACTAACATTTTTTAGAACTTCGACATAAATCCCTCCACTTCCTACTAAAACTGTATGACCAAATACAGGATCTTTTAGACCTCCAACAAATACTTCTAAACCTGGTAACTGTTGTTGAATCATCACTCTTTTTGTGATTTGATATAACTCTTTAAATACACTTTTCACCATATCCTTCTCTACATTCATTACAACACCTTTCATATCCGTTTTATGTAATGGCTGATCAGATGAAATTTTCATAACTACTGGATATCCTATGTTATCAGCTATTCTTTCAGCTTCTTCTTCCGATTGAGCGATACCCCATGCTGGCGTTTTAATACCGTATATTTCCATTAGTTTTAGTGCTTCGTAGTCAGCTAAGTTTTGTTTTCCTTTAGCTAGTTCAACTGCTGACGAAATTGGTTGAGCAATTCTTATTTTCTTCCTAGGATTAGGCTTAGAAGTAAAATATCTTATAGCCCTAACAGCTGCCTCAGGGAAGTTAAAGGCTGGAATAGAAGCTGATTCTAAAATTCTAAGAGCTGATTCTTCATCAACCCCCATCATTACTCCTACCACGCCTTTTCCCTTAAAGTTAAGAAGAACCTTAGCCACTTCACTACAGCTTACTACTGGCAAAGATTGAACTATAACAAGCTTAGTACAATCTAAATCTTGAACAATCTTTAACGCATCTAAATACCTATCTCTTCCTGCATCACCTGATAAATCAAGAGGATTTTTAGGTAAACTAGTAGGTGGCAAAATTTTAGTTAGATCTCCTTTTATTCTTTCTGGGATCTCTATCATATTTAAATTATTCCTAGATATAGCGTCTGAAGTTAATACTCCATGCCCACCGGAATTTGTAACTACTAAGATATCGCTTTTTATTGGTTCTGGTGATGTTACAAATCTAGTTAAATTAAGAAAATCACTTAGATCCTCTACAAATATCCCACCTACAGTATTAATTGCGGCTTTAAATACCTCATAAGACCCTGCTAGACTCCCTGTGTGAGTTTTTACTGCTTCAGCTCCTCTAGCTGTAGCTCCTCCTTTGATAAAAACTACGGGTTTTCTAGCTGTATCATCTGGAATAGTTTCTAAGAATTTTTCTCCATCTGCAACTCCTTCTAGATAAACAAAGATACCCCTTGTTTCTGGATCTTTGGACAGATAATCAATCACCTCATATTCTTTTACATCTGCTTGATTACCCATACTAACTAGATAACTTATTCCAGTTCTAGTTCTCTGAGCCCAATCTAACATATAAGCTCCTATTCCACCACTTTGGACTACTAATGCTATTTCCCCTCTTTGAATATTTGCATAAGCAAAGGTTCCATTAAAATCGGGCGAAATTAAACCCATAGTGTTAGGCCCTAAAACTCTTATTCCTCCTTTTCTGGCTGTAGAAATTAAGTCTTCCTCAAGTTTAACTCCATCTCCTCCGATTTCTTTAAACCCAGAAGTGATTACTATAGCTGATTTCACACCTTTTTCTACTGCATCTTCCATTACTTGGACAGAAAATTGCCTAGGTACTGAAATTATAGCTAAATCAACGTCACCAGGTATATCTTTTAATGTCTTGTAAGATTTCATTCCTTCTATATCTTCTGCTTTATTGTTTACTGCATAAATTTTTCCTCTGTATGTAGAAAGTAAATTTCTAAGAATGATATTACCTATTTTTTCTCTATTTCTAGAAGCACCTACTACTGCAATAGATTTTGGTCTAAATAATGAATCTAACGACATAAAATATTGATCTTAACCATTATTAATATAAGCAGTTTTTGAAAACTATCTAATAATTAGATAACTATGTTAAAGAGAATTTACACTATTTTTAATATAATTTCTAAAAGTAGAATCTTTAAAAGCAGATAACTCTAAAAAGACTAAAAAATAATTATAGCAAATGCCTTGTACTGGAATTCACGCATTACCTTCTGGTCCAATAGAATTCCCAGAAGCAGTATATTCTTTCATAATTTGCGATGAGAAAGTAGTAATGATTGATGGAGGAGTAACAAATAGTATAATGGATGTAAATTTTTTAGATAAAATAGATTATTTAGTTATATCACATTTACACATAGATCATATAGGATTAGTCCCAGATATAGTAAACACGTACAAACCTAAAATACTAGTTTACCAAGGATACAAGAAATATTTAGAAGATCCTACAAAAATAAACGAAACTGCTAGAAAAGTACTAGGTGATTTAGTAGATATTTATGGGGAAGTCAAACCAATAAAAGGAGAAATCATAGAAGTATCGGGCGGAGAAGAGATAAACCTTGGAAAGAATATTATGAAGATATACTATACACCAGGTCATGCAAAACATCATATTTCAGTAATGATTGGAGATATACTATATACTGGCGACTCTGCCGGCGGTAGATATAACGGAATACCTTTCCCCACTACTCCTCCTCCATTAGATCTTAAACAATACTTGAAAAGCTTAGAATTTCAAATAAGTTTAGAACCTAGACTAGTTGGCTTGTCTCATGGGGGATTAGTTAATTCTATTCACCTTAAAGAGCATTACAAACAACTCACTGAAGGAACCTACAAAATAAATATAGAGTTAGGAGGAACAAAAGACGATATCTTAAAAAGACACTTAGAAATAAATTATAAAGGAATAGAATTAGCGAAAAATAAATAAAAAAGATCAATTAAGATTATGGCTCTTTTGTTTGTTCAATTATTTCCTCTATTGCATCAGTTCTAAATCCAGATTTTACCGCTGCATAATGGAATATAAGGAATATTACAGCAGCTATTATTACATCGTATGGAAATGCTATTATTGTATCTGGACCTAATGAACCAAAATATGATAAAATGAATATTGCAAATATTAAAGCTAATAGCCATAGACTAGATTTAATTTCTTTCTTTACATCAGCAGAAGTAAAATTCCATAGCATCGTTACATTAAATATAATTAGAGCAAGAATAATTAAAATATAAATTGCAAATGCAGTTAGATTATTAGTAAATGCCTTAGCAGAAATATTATATGCTGCAAAATAATACATGAAGGAAGATGCTAATACAACAGCAATATCAATTACACCTAGAATATATGAATATAATTTTGGCATTCCTAGTCTAGTAGCGTAATATCCAAAGAATATTGGAAGACCTATAAATATTGCTACTACTAAGTAAAATAGGGTCTCATAAGAAGACCAGTATACTATTAATCCAGCAGCTGCAGTGGCTATTGGTGCTATTATTTTTGCACCTGGAACTACAAATTTCCTCTTCAAATCGGGCGCAGTTTTTCTTAACGTCTCTAAACCAATTCCACCCATAACATAAGTAAAGACAGTAGCAGACGAGATAAAGCCCACTAAAGATTCCCAAGATGGAAAAGGTAACATGAATATAGCAGCTATAATTGTAGCAGCAATCAAGGAAAATACTGGTACCTTAGTTTTACCAACTTTCAAGAATAAACCAGGTAAATAGCCATTGCTTGCAAATCCATAAATTGTTCTTCCTGCTGTTCCAGTATATATCCAACCAGTACCACTTGGAGATATTACTGCGTCTATCAGCAAAATAATACTCCATACTGCAAATAAAGATAAGATTGCTCCAACTATAGGAGCAGATTTAAATATTTCGTAGAATGGACCTGACGTTAATGGAACTCCAGTTACACTTGAATTAGAATATTGTAAAGCAGTCCAATTACCTGGAACTACAGGTTTTCCATTATAAACTATATTAGACCAATCAATTCCTCCAGTATAGGCAACTTGTAATAATGTGTAAAGAGCAATTCCTATTAATAATGAACCTAATACTGCAAATGGAATATCTTTTTGTGGATTCTTTCCTTCTCCTCCATATTCTACTGCTTGTCTAAATCCTAGATATGAGAATATTACACCAGTTGTAGGTATAGCAAATAATACCGGACCAAATCCAGATAAACCAGAAGCATTCATAGAGGCCGCAGGGAAAAATCCACCTCCTAAAGTAAAATTACTAGGATGAAAGTAAAATGCTAATAATATTACGACAGTCAATGAAGGTATTATTAATTTCCACCAACCTACGAAGTGAGTAACTTTACCTGTCCAATTTACTCCAGCATATTGTAAAAGGAAGAATAACACTAATAAAATATAAGCAGAAATTATTCCTAAAGGTGTTAAAACACCATCTGGATATGCTAGAGCAGGAACTAAAGCAGACAAATAAGTTATTGCTGCAGTAGCTTCAATAGCAGGAACTGAAGCAGCAGAAAGAAAATATGTCCACGTTACAATATAACCTGTAACACCACCGTGAGTATAGTGAGGATATCTTACAATTCCGCCAGATTTAGGTATTGCTGCACCTATTTCAGCATACGCTAAGCCTATAAAAATTATAAGTATACCAGC
This genomic window from Acidianus manzaensis contains:
- a CDS encoding ABC transporter ATP-binding protein, whose amino-acid sequence is MDCIVVNNVSKSYNNVIALKNLSFTIPCGGRYSLLGPNGAGKSTTMKILAGLLKPDYGEVYIGGYPPDSKEARNIMGYLPEDPLPYRTLSVRENLEYVASLRGLVDAKERAEKLMDLLDLRQYERIQAGRLSRGNLQKLALALSIIHEPRIILLDEPLNYLDIPTQEKVISLLNSMQSTFLVSTHIMSIAQRLTDHVIMIARGTLVWFGTIQDLRNLGSENEPIESIVARMMANVR
- a CDS encoding tetratricopeptide repeat protein, encoding MSLDQIFKDYQNGNLNYALKQLEAIIASNPSKEAYELMGKILLEMGNEDEALQFFDKAGDVISKAKILILKGNYTEALEELRNESSIEAKLLRGIIYVRLEKYSEALEELRNLEDKVEDNPIYFKIRGIAEYYTGNYYESIRNLTRAMQNYPLDAELFYYRALAKLALEKDKEAEKDIDIAINLNPYYAEAYFNKGLIREKKGKIEEAISYYSRSIEINPEMINAYVRRAKAYMKSGMEDEAIKDIKVVKKLEKEKNNTDKNY
- a CDS encoding protein kinase domain-containing protein, which translates into the protein MRIKSGIFTGIRILYIVLTLFVSYLLIKEYNYITLFTTNNFTSTYSFGKTAEFIIIESLIIFSLVLSIRPTPKSLGIGFILSSIVLPTLFPPVLYNQIFPYSVSLLFYIILIAITIISIPLFAYFGNGIKSQISGVAFSLLIVGVLFQYSISQISSFSQLINDIPYITLHFGNTFAIYSIIMATIGYVLLSWSKKDITVFSSIRNVGLPYILVSFIPGLFYLLFYKSTALSISSILNGLNFTLIFLTVIAIDLLVLIISILFNLKKDLLASLIASIISAIISIPFIFINPIISLEFLMSGSSVIPKSIEDPSKIEKSLFEAISDGRINRANLYLKSLNKLGYSTSRIYCDAINKKECDAIIWLPSKGKIDYLYCANLKNAADCIISKEKIPEDVIGLIKALAQRDKESAERLSGFVISKTQDKNLKERVKAILPSILGLQMNTQQLNISLPSLESWKPELWVNTEIYGYKITQVLGIGGTSYVLLGERDGEKYAIKIPKLSSSRDSKESFTTFVDISKESSKLQEISEKSVNIVKLYGIFIDVNLIKSITMSKNVQLYYQNPPAIVMEYMSGGTAEDLLQNDALYLSSSWKKIVAIISLQIARAIKTIHDQNYVHLDIKPSNIFFSSSPGRFGEEVLKNLSLNVVAKLGDLGSARQVGERFMEYTPQYCGVDQVKYMLEGKGASKNMDIYAFGATIYKLLTREPYNSPSLISYLDKSVEYYLSGNSSYKMYLQTAETEYLKYYQGLRISDSIFENLIKSMTNPDPLKRPNIDSVILQLNTIIKSVS
- a CDS encoding acetate--CoA ligase family protein, with the protein product MSLDSLFRPKSIAVVGASRNREKIGNIILRNLLSTYRGKIYAVNNKAEDIEGMKSYKTLKDIPGDVDLAIISVPRQFSVQVMEDAVEKGVKSAIVITSGFKEIGGDGVKLEEDLISTARKGGIRVLGPNTMGLISPDFNGTFAYANIQRGEIALVVQSGGIGAYMLDWAQRTRTGISYLVSMGNQADVKEYEVIDYLSKDPETRGIFVYLEGVADGEKFLETIPDDTARKPVVFIKGGATARGAEAVKTHTGSLAGSYEVFKAAINTVGGIFVEDLSDFLNLTRFVTSPEPIKSDILVVTNSGGHGVLTSDAISRNNLNMIEIPERIKGDLTKILPPTSLPKNPLDLSGDAGRDRYLDALKIVQDLDCTKLVIVQSLPVVSCSEVAKVLLNFKGKGVVGVMMGVDEESALRILESASIPAFNFPEAAVRAIRYFTSKPNPRKKIRIAQPISSAVELAKGKQNLADYEALKLMEIYGIKTPAWGIAQSEEEAERIADNIGYPVVMKISSDQPLHKTDMKGVVMNVEKDMVKSVFKELYQITKRVMIQQQLPGLEVFVGGLKDPVFGHTVLVGSGGIYVEVLKNVSYGLSPIYEDEALEMLKESKIHDMLTARKRGYDEGSLIRTIITISRLIVDLNVKEMDINPLIVNDKGAFAVDVRVVF
- a CDS encoding MBL fold metallo-hydrolase codes for the protein MPCTGIHALPSGPIEFPEAVYSFIICDEKVVMIDGGVTNSIMDVNFLDKIDYLVISHLHIDHIGLVPDIVNTYKPKILVYQGYKKYLEDPTKINETARKVLGDLVDIYGEVKPIKGEIIEVSGGEEINLGKNIMKIYYTPGHAKHHISVMIGDILYTGDSAGGRYNGIPFPTTPPPLDLKQYLKSLEFQISLEPRLVGLSHGGLVNSIHLKEHYKQLTEGTYKINIELGGTKDDILKRHLEINYKGIELAKNK
- a CDS encoding APC family permease yields the protein MAKEGEGGVKGIKDYGTVSDRQLRRALNKWELLFLSLGGVIGSGWLFGSLYTAAYAGGAGVLSWIVAGILIIFIGLAYAEIGAAIPKSGGIVRYPHYTHGGVTGYIVTWTYFLSAASVPAIEATAAITYLSALVPALAYPDGVLTPLGIISAYILLVLFFLLQYAGVNWTGKVTHFVGWWKLIIPSLTVVILLAFYFHPSNFTLGGGFFPAASMNASGLSGFGPVLFAIPTTGVIFSYLGFRQAVEYGGEGKNPQKDIPFAVLGSLLIGIALYTLLQVAYTGGIDWSNIVYNGKPVVPGNWTALQYSNSSVTGVPLTSGPFYEIFKSAPIVGAILSLFAVWSIILLIDAVISPSGTGWIYTGTAGRTIYGFASNGYLPGLFLKVGKTKVPVFSLIAATIIAAIFMLPFPSWESLVGFISSATVFTYVMGGIGLETLRKTAPDLKRKFVVPGAKIIAPIATAAAGLIVYWSSYETLFYLVVAIFIGLPIFFGYYATRLGMPKLYSYILGVIDIAVVLASSFMYYFAAYNISAKAFTNNLTAFAIYILIILALIIFNVTMLWNFTSADVKKEIKSSLWLLALIFAIFILSYFGSLGPDTIIAFPYDVIIAAVIFLIFHYAAVKSGFRTDAIEEIIEQTKEP